Part of the Rhodothermales bacterium genome is shown below.
GGCTCGCGCTCAGGCAAACGAAGTTGGTTTCCAGCTGGATGGACTGAGACAACTCATCCTTTTCGAGGTAGAAGAGGCGTTTAGAGGACTTTCAATTGCAGACGCCGCGTTAACGTCCACCCGCGAGGCCTATCGACTGAGCAAGGAATGGCTTCAGATGGAAACTGTGAACTTCGACCTCGACCTGGGCGATACCGAAAACCTCGTAAAAGCCGTACGCGCCAACCTGGACCTGCAAGCCGACCAGTACCAGGCGACGTATCGCTACAATCTGGCCGCGCTCAAACTCCTCAGATCATGCGGGATGCTCAGGCAGACAATTGACTCCGGCATACTTGTTGAATGACTGCAGGGTAGAGGCTGAAACCGTCAGCCAACATATCGGGTAGACCCCGAAATCTTCACTGACCGTCTTGTATCGTGTACAGAATCGTAGTCATAGCAGCCCTGATGGTCACGGCAGCAGTCCTTCCAGGGTCCGCAACCGCACAGAAGTCGCCGGCCGAGATCCGAAAGATGCTGCAGGCGAGAGACCTCGAAATCAAAACCATCCTGGGTGATCGAGACACTTTCAGCGCCGGACAGAAGGAAACGCTCAAGAGCGTAGTCAACGGAATCATCGACTTCGAGACGATGGGTCGCGAGGCGCTGGGGCCG
Proteins encoded:
- a CDS encoding TolC family protein, which translates into the protein ARAQANEVGFQLDGLRQLILFEVEEAFRGLSIADAALTSTREAYRLSKEWLQMETVNFDLDLGDTENLVKAVRANLDLQADQYQATYRYNLAALKLLRSCGMLRQTIDSGILVE